Proteins co-encoded in one bacterium genomic window:
- a CDS encoding aspartate aminotransferase family protein, with product MTATSTNSDLAQRAAHVLMGNYGERNLAIVRGEGARCWDADGNEYLDFLAGIAVNNVGHSHPAVVEAIARQAKEMIHCSNAFLIEPQIRLAERLTEATGMERAFFCNSGTEATEAAIKTARIWARNTRGTGHHKVIAFEGSFHGRTLGSMSATWSKKVREGFDPLTPGFEFAKLNDLESVDKVWSDEVGGVLVETIQGEGGIHPCTQEFLEGLRERCTERGAALIVDEVQCGMSRSGRIMAYQHLDIEPDIVPIAKAIGGGLPLGALLVKDEYGQHLAKGTHGSTFGGNPVACAAGLAVCDVLFEDSLLRQVGEMGCYFWGKLEELKSEFPDLIEGVRGKGLMLGLIMKKPSMDMVAIGRRHGMLFNCTADRVIRFLPPLIITRDDIDEAVVKLRSSLTDFSS from the coding sequence ATGACAGCGACATCGACAAACTCGGATCTGGCCCAGCGCGCGGCGCACGTCCTGATGGGTAATTACGGCGAGCGCAACCTCGCGATCGTGCGCGGCGAAGGCGCGCGTTGCTGGGATGCGGACGGGAATGAGTACCTCGATTTCCTGGCCGGCATCGCCGTCAACAACGTGGGGCATTCGCACCCGGCCGTCGTCGAGGCGATCGCGCGCCAGGCAAAGGAAATGATCCACTGCTCGAATGCATTTCTGATCGAGCCGCAGATTCGCCTGGCAGAGCGCTTGACCGAAGCAACCGGCATGGAGCGCGCCTTCTTCTGCAACAGCGGAACGGAAGCGACCGAAGCTGCCATCAAGACCGCTCGCATCTGGGCTCGGAATACTCGCGGCACAGGTCACCACAAGGTGATTGCGTTCGAGGGCAGCTTTCACGGTCGAACGCTCGGGTCAATGTCTGCAACGTGGTCCAAGAAGGTTCGCGAGGGATTCGATCCGCTGACACCAGGATTCGAGTTCGCAAAGCTGAACGACCTGGAAAGTGTCGACAAGGTCTGGAGCGACGAGGTCGGCGGCGTGCTCGTCGAGACCATCCAGGGCGAAGGCGGAATCCATCCGTGCACGCAGGAATTCCTGGAAGGTCTGCGCGAGCGCTGCACCGAGCGCGGGGCGGCACTGATTGTCGATGAAGTGCAGTGCGGCATGAGTCGTTCGGGTCGCATTATGGCCTACCAGCACCTCGACATCGAGCCGGACATCGTGCCGATCGCAAAAGCCATCGGCGGCGGGCTGCCGCTGGGTGCGCTTCTCGTCAAGGACGAGTACGGCCAGCACCTTGCCAAAGGAACGCACGGTTCCACATTCGGTGGCAATCCGGTGGCTTGCGCGGCTGGATTGGCAGTGTGTGATGTGTTGTTCGAGGACAGCCTGCTTCGCCAAGTCGGCGAAATGGGCTGCTACTTCTGGGGGAAGCTGGAGGAACTGAAGTCTGAGTTCCCGGATCTGATCGAGGGCGTCCGCGGAAAGGGACTCATGCTTGGCCTGATCATGAAGAAGCCGTCCATGGACATGGTGGCCATCGGCCGTCGTCATGGAATGCTCTTCAACTGCACGGCCGATCGCGTGATTCGTTTCCTGCCACCGCTGATCATCACTCGCGATGATATCGACGAAGCGGTGGTAAAGCTGCGCAGTTCCTTGACCGACTTCAGTAGCTGA